A region of Antedon mediterranea chromosome 8, ecAntMedi1.1, whole genome shotgun sequence DNA encodes the following proteins:
- the LOC140056988 gene encoding peroxidasin-like, whose amino-acid sequence MEAKNKNAMIIAVKMKSVSFLLLFLLYLRLLGTHAQTTSVTVGGDTVKVGEITTMTCSYTVSTNDALDRLVWFRADADGTPILGNPIVSSDTGETSNGRYSLSNDKDLMISAVEVNDAGNYLCRIITQNGQVADDYDELIVQYLDTPVVTPAQLSVKMDDTATFTTEPVGFPTPITITWIKGDATLDVSDTEKYPNYDATLTIDNVNETDEGDYKCRVENAAYMGVEGKLSNTATLSIGWWE is encoded by the exons atggaggcgaaaaataaaaatgcGATGATT ATTGCTGTGAAGATGAAGAGTGTTTCCTTCTTGTTATTGTTTCTTCTATATTTACGAC ttttaggTACACATGCACAAACTACGTCTGTGACAGTGGGTGGTGATACAGTTAAAGTTGGTGAGATTACAACGATGACGTGTAGTTATACAGTTTCAACAAATGATGCATTGGATCGACTTGTTTGGTTCAGAGCTGATGCTGATGGTACTCCAATATTAGGAAACCCTATCGTATCTAGTGATACAGGAGAAACAAGCAATGGTCGTTACAGCTTATCTAATGACAAGGATCTTATGATAAGTGCTGTTGAAGTAAATGATGCAGGAAATTATCTGTGTAGAATCATCACACAAAATGGCCAAGTTGCTGACGACTATGATGAACTTATAGTTCAAT ATCTTGACACACCAGTTGTGACTCCAGCCCAATTGTCTGTCAAGATGGATGATACAGCAACGTTCACAACTGAACCTGTTGGATTCCCAACACCAATTACCATCACATGGATCAAAGGTGACGCCACACTTGATGTGTCTGATACAGAAAAGTATCCAAATTATGATGCAACATtaaccattgataatgtaaatgaGACGGATGAGGGAGATTATAAGTGTAGAGTAGAGAATGCTGCTTACATGGGAGTAGAAGGAAAACTTAGTAATACTGCCACACTGTCAATAGGTTGGTgggaataa
- the LOC140057039 gene encoding zwei Ig domain protein zig-1-like — MEEKCKGAIVLLIVQLCGFTNGQTEPVVNVQNATVKLGEDSVITCEYTLSDSRTLQAAQWYNSTSIRDRLNLLVNSAETNPNGRYAVDTTHTGVATLTIANTVLSDEGYYQCRIIDSPAIETGEDYGKLTVQYLENPVLISTGLSVNTNETVTFTCSDLIGILTPITITWIKDDVILDLSDTQKYPTSDATLTINNVNVTDKGVYRCRAENAAYSGTDRQVLFPLKYDARSIFG; from the exons ATGGAGGAGAAATGTAAAGGTGCGATAGTTCTTCTGATTGTTCAACTTTGTGGTT TTACAAATGGTCAAACTGAACCTGTAGTCAATGTGCAAAATGCTACTGTTAAATTAGGTGAAGATTCTGTTATCACATGTGAATACACACTCAGTGATTCAAGAACACTTCAGGCTGCTCAATGGTACAATAGCACATCAATAAGAGATAGGTTAAACCTTCTTGTTAATAGTGCTGAAACGAATCCAAATGGTAGATATGCAGTTGATACCACACACACTGGTGTAGCCACTCTCACCATTGCAAACACAGTGTTGTCTGATGAGGGATACTATCAATGTAGAATTATTGATTCACCTGCTATTGAAACTGGTGAAGATTATGGAAAACTGACTGTTCAAT ATCTTGAAAACCCGGTTCTGATTTCAACAGGATTGTCCGTTAACACAAATGAAACTGTGACATTTACGTGCTCTGATCTTATTGGTATACTGACACCGATTACCATCACATGGATCAAAGATGACGTCATACTTGATTTGTCTGATACACAAAAGTATCCAACTTCTGATGCAACATTAACGATTAATAATGTCAATGTAACAGATAAGGGAGTTTATCGCTGTAGAGCAGAGAATGCTGCTTACAGTGGAACAGatagacaagttctatttccCCTGAAATATGAtgcaagaagcatttttgggtag